In Macadamia integrifolia cultivar HAES 741 chromosome 13, SCU_Mint_v3, whole genome shotgun sequence, one DNA window encodes the following:
- the LOC122059877 gene encoding receptor-like protein 35 has protein sequence MGIYLPFARLLLFLSFFYFFFLLLLLLPQIQAAQESHICLHDQKSALLQFRHEFIITDNISFSSWEPETDCCSWEGVTCNVTTGYVIRLDLNFKLSGPIYSNSSLFGLHHLQRLNLAYNDFKLAPIPSGFDRLPSLTHLNLSYSNFSGQIPWEFSRLTRLVSLDLSTFINFGYFYYNYYCYLKDICHRILKLEKPNLKELIQNLTSLVELYLDGVDLSSPSPSPSPTQGSSDHWSQVLPQSLPNLRALSLIYCGLSGPIHSSFSQLVFLEELRLDDNYNLSFEAPKFLPLNFSHLKTLSLSYCALYGEFPNSVFQLPNLRILDVSMNLLLNGQLPDFPLNNAFQYISLYQTNFSGAIPDSVGNLMFLMALRLDGCNFSGLVSPFLTNLTQLTELDLSSNSFTGTVPMFNKDNVPNLAILDLSYNLLDGTIHSSLFTLPSLYRLLLSNNQLTGRLDQLFHNSSLSSSSLEFMNLSGNKLNGQIPKSISQFSSLQSLYLSSNDFSGTVKLEDTFGNLKDLSSLDLSNNNLLSLEFGNGSSFRPQLYELRLISCHIKEFPNFLRTQEQLEYLDLSNNTISGQVPNWIWKKQLQYLNLSYNSLNTLERPLLNFSSSPLSTLDLRNNKLQGSLPIPASYVTFFSISNNSFVGGIPESICKLGGLQVFDASHNNLSGSIPECLGNIGTLSVLDVQGNRFHGMPQNFTNANSLRTLKMNGNILEGQVPRSLANCTSLEVLDLGKNKMFDTFPFWLGKLPMLRVLVLHSNRFYGPIKHPRTLDEFPMLQILDLSSNTFTGNFPIEYFGSLKAMMFKKGNKSEPQYIGESYYRDSVTIMNKGLEMELVRILTIYTALDLSNNRFQGEIPKVIGELTSLVVLNMSHNDLVGQIPSSIGNMAELESLDLSQNKLSGQIPRQLTNLTFLAFLNLSQNHLEGPIPRGNQLETFSNTSYNANSGLCGFPLSRKCRATSDDMPPQGEKSGLCGFLLSRECRATSDDMPPQGEKSKSTDDLKSIWEFMLMGYGCGMVIGIVIGHIIVKDEWLIKTFRMAPVGRQRKSQRGELRRR, from the coding sequence ATGGGAATTTATCTCCCCTTTGCTcgtcttctccttttcttgagcttcttctacttcttcttcctcctattACTGCTTTTGCCTCAGATCCAAGCAGCTCAAGAGAGCCATATTTGCCTACATGACCAGAAATCTGCTCTCTTGCAATTCCGGCATGAGTTCATCATCACAGACAACATTTCCTTCAGTTCATGGGAACCGGAAACAGATTGTTGCTCATGGGAGGGCGTCACATGTAACGTCACCACTGGTTATGTGATCCGTCTCGACTTGAATTTCAAGCTATCAGGACCTATCTATTCCAACAGCAGCCTCTTtggcctccatcatctccaaaggCTCAACCTTGCTTACAATGACTTCAAGTTGGCTCCTATCCCATCTGGGTTTGATCGTCTTCCAAGCTTGACACATCTCAACCTCTCCTATTCCAATTTCTCTGGTCAGATACCCTGGGAATTCTCACGCCTAACAAGGTTGGTTTCTCTTGATCTCTCCACTTTCATCAACTTCGGCTACTTTTACTACAATTACTACTGCTACCTTAAGGATATCTGTCATCGTATTCTAAAACTGGAAAAACCAAACCTTAAGGAGTTGATCCAGAATCTGACATCTCTTGTGGAACTATACCTTGATGGTGTAGACCTCTCTAGTCCTAGTCCTAGTCCTAGTCCTACACAGGGAAGCAGCGATCATTGGTCTCAGGTCTTGCCGCAGTCACTTCCCAACCTCCGTGCATTGAGTTTGATTTACTGTGGTCTTTCAGGTCCCATTCACTCTTCTTTCTCGCAGCTTGTCTTCCTCGAGGAGCTCCGACTTGATGATAACTATAATCTTTCTTTTGAAGCACCCAAGTTCTTGCCCCTCAATTTCTCTCATTTGAAGACTCTTAGTCTAAGTTATTGTGCATTGTATGGAGAGTTCCCCAATAGTGTTTTTCAACTACCCAATCTTCGGATCCTTGATGTGTCAATGAATCTTCTCCTAAATGGTCAATTGCCAGATTTTCCACTTAACAATGCCTTTCAGTACATATCGCTCTATCAGACAAACTTTTCAGGAGCGATTCCAGATTCTGTTGGAAATCTTATGTTTTTGATGGCATTACGACTTGATGGTTGTAATTTCTCCGGATTGGTTTCACCTTTTCTAACGAATCTGACCCAACTAACTGAGCTAGACCTTTCCTCCAATAGTTTTACCGGTACAGTCCCTATGTTTAATAAAGACAATGTTCCAAACCTTGCAATTTTGGACTTGTCTTACAATCTTCTTGACGGGACAATCCATTCTTCTCTATTTACACTCCCATCATTGTACAGATTACTTCTTTCAAATAATCAGCTTACTGGTCGACTTGATCAGTTGTTTCATAATTCATctctttcatcatcatcattggaaTTCATGAATTTGAGTGGAAACAAATTGAATGGACAAATACCAAAATCAATTTCTCAATTCTCAAGTCTTCAGTCCCTCTATCTGAGCTCCAACGATTTTAGTGGCACTGTAAAACTGGAGGACACGTTTGGGAACCTTAAGGACCTTTCATCTCTTGACCTGTCAAACAACAACCTATTGTCACTTGAATTTGGCAACGGCAGTTCTTTTCGTCCTCAGCTTTATGAATTGCGGTTGATATCTTGCCACATCAAAGAATTCCCCAACTTCTTGAGAACTCAAGAGCAATTGGAGTATTTAGATCTTTCAAACAACACCATTTCTGGGCAAGTACCAAATTGGATATGGAAGAAACAGTTACAGTATTTGAATCTTTCATACAACTCTCTAAATACTTTGGAGCGACCACTACTAAATTTTTCCTCGAGTCCATTAAGTACTCTAGATCTCCGCAACAACAAGCTACAAGGGTCTCTCCCAATTCCCGCATCATATGTCACATTCTTCTCAATTTCAAATAATAGCTTTGTTGGAGGAATCCCTGAGTCAATATGCAAATTGGGTGGTCTACAAGTTTTTGATGCCTCTCACAACAACTTGAGCGGTTCAATTCCGGAATGTCTAGGTAACATTGGCACTCTCTCTGTATTGGATGTACAAGGGAATAGATTTCACGGAATGCCTCAAAATTTTACAAATGCTAACAGCTTGAGGACACTCAAAATGAATGGAAATATTTTAGAAGGGCAAGTGCCTAGGTCATTGGCGAATTGCACATCACTAGAGGTTCTAGATCTTGGGAAGAACAAGATGTTTGATACCTTCCCCTTCTGGTTGGGGAAATTGCCTATGTTGCGAGTTCTTGTATTGCATTCCAACAGATTCTATGGTCCCATCAAACACCCTCGAACCCTTGATGAATTCCCGATGTTGCAAATTTTGGACCTCTCTTCCAATACATTTACAGGTAATTTTCCAATTGAATACTTTGGAAGCTTGAAGGCAATGATGTTTAAAAAAGGGAACAAGTCAGAACCACAATATATTGGAGAATCCTACTACAGAGACTCGGTGACAATCATGAACAAAGGTCTAGAAATGGAGCTAGTGAGGATCTTGACCATCTACACAGCTCTCGATCTATCCAACAATAGATTCCAGGGGGAGATTCCAAAAGTGATTGGAGAGCTTACATCTCTTGTGGTTCTAAACATGTCTCACAATGACCTAGTCGGCCAAATCCCTTCATCGATAGGAAACATGGCAGAGCTGGAGTCATTGGATCTCTCACAAAACAAGCTCTCAGGCCAGATCCCTCGACAACTCACTAATCTtacctttcttgcattcttaaACCTCTCCCAAAATCATCTTGAGGGGCCCATACCACGAGGCAATCAATTGGAGACGTTTTCAAACACTTCTTACAATGCAAATTCAGGATTATGTGGTTTTCCCTTATCAAGGAAATGCAGAGCTACTAGTGATGATATGCCACCACAAGGTGAGAAATCAGGATTATGTGGTTTTCTCTTATCAAGGGAATGCAGAGCTACCAGTGATGATATGCCACCACAAGGTGAGAAATCAAAGTCAACAGATGACCTCAAATCTATTTGGGAATTCATGTTGATGGGTTATGGATGTGGGATGGTAATTGGAATTGTCATAGGACATATAATTGTCAAAGATGAGTGGCTTATAAAGACTTTTAGAATGGCACCAGTTGGGCGGCAACGGAAGTCCCAGAGAGGAGAATTGAGAAGACGATGA
- the LOC122060164 gene encoding probable nucleoredoxin 1, translated as MGEAVAEIGVRLRYDIESILSSPGRDYLIRNNGDQVKINTLKGKTIGLYFAASWCGPCRHFTPNLIEVYNELSPQGKFNVILISEDEDEDSFNMYFCKMPWLAFPFSDAERRDRLDELFKVRGVPHLVILDPNGKVMNNDGVDIIDEYGVEGYPFTQERILELKEQEEAAKKEQSLRSILVSRSRDFLVSNDGKKVPVSELEGKAVGLYFSMSSYNSCLEFTPILFDVYKRLKERGENFEVVLVSLDDDDEESYKEDFDIMPWLALPYEDKSRDKLARYFNVANLPTLVIIGPNGKTVNFNAAEVVENHGIHAFPFTKARVEELAVIEKAKLGAQTLESILVLGDLDFLIKNDGTQIPVSELIGNNIVLYFSAEWCAPCRAFMPKLTKTYNEIKAKDDGFEIILVSSDHDQASFDELFSTMPWLAIPFGDERKKSLKKKFKVYSIPTAIAIGPTGQTVAKDAKDLIMVHGAEAYPFTEARMKEIELQLEEIAKDWPKKVKSRLHEEHELVLTRRLLYTCDECEEEGNGWSYHCEECYCDLHSKCVLEGSEGVLQEAKKRVVEVNADDGFDDSSEEEWICDGEVCYRTGSK; from the exons ATGGGGGAAGCAGTAGCAGAGATAGGTGTTCGCTTACGTTATGATATTGAATCAATTCTCTCCTCACCTGGGAGAGATTATCTCATCCGGAACAACGGTGATCAG GTTAAAATCAACACCTTGAAGGGGAAGACCATTGGCCTTTATTTTGCAGCTTCATGGTGTGGTCCTTGTCGACATTTTACTCCAAATTTGATAGAAGTCTACAATGAACTCTCTCCACAAGGAAAATTTAACGTTATCTTGATttcagaagatgaagatgaggattcATTCAATATGTATTTCTGCAAAATGCCTTGGCTTGCATTCCCTTTCTCAGATGCAGAGAGACGTGATCGCTTGGATGAGTTGTTCAAGGTGCGAGGGGTACCACATCTTGTAATCCTTGACCCAAATGGAAAGGTTATGAACAATGATGGTGTTGATATCATTGATGAGTATGGAGTTGAAGGATACCCATTCACACAAGAAAGAATTTTAGAACTAAAAGAGCAAGAAGAGGCAGCCAAGAAAGAGCAGTCATTGAGATCCATATTAGTCTCCAGATCTCGTGATTTTCTAGTTTCAAATGATGGAAAGAAG GTACCAGTCTCAGAGCTAGAAGGAAAGGCAGTGGGTTTATATTTCTCAATGTCTTCATACAATTCATGTCTGGAATTTACTCCAATACTCTTTGATGTTTACAAGAGATtaaaggagagaggagaaaacTTTGAAGTTGTTTTAGTCTcccttgatgatgatgatgaagaatcaTACAAGGAAGACTTTGATATTATGCCTTGGCTTGCATTGCCTTATGAGGATAAGAGCCGTGATAAGCTTGCTAGATACTTCAATGTTGCAAACCTTCCCACATTGGTCATAATTGGTCCAAATGGAAAAACTGTAAATTTCAATGCTGCTGAAGTTGTTGAAAATCATGGTATTCATGCATTCCCATTTACAAAGGCAAGAGTGGAAGAACTTGCAGTAATAGAAAAGGCAAAACTGGGAGCACAGACTCTAGAGTCAATTTTAGTTTTGGGGGATCTGGATTTTCTAATCAAGAATGATGGTACCCAA ATTCCAGTGTCTGAGCTTATCGGAAATAATATCGTCCTATACTTCTCTGCGGAATGGTGTGCTCCATGCCGTGCTTTTATGCCTAAGCTTACCAAGACATACAATGAGATTAAGGCGAAAGATGATGGATTTGAAATAATTTTAGTATCAAGTGACCATGACCAAGCATCCTTTGATGAACTATTTTCTACAATGCCATGGTTAGCAATTCCCTTTGGTGATGAGAGAAAGAAGTCATTGAAGAAGAAGTTTAAGGTGTATAGTATCCCTACTGCCATAGCTATTGGACCAACAGGTCAAACTGTAgcaaaggatgccaaggatcttatAATGGTTCATGGGGCTGAGGCTTATCCTTTCACTGAAGCGAGAATGAAGGAGATAGAATTGCAACTTGAGGAGATTGCAAAAGATTGGCCTAAGAAGGTGAAGAGCAGGCTCCATGAAGAGCATGAACTTGTCCTTACTAGACGTTTGCTATACACATGTGATGAGTGTGAGGAGGAAGGGAATGGTTGGTCTTACCATTGTGAAGAATGCTACTGTGATCTCCATTCAAAGTGTGTTTTGGAAGGATCGGAAGGAGTACTACAAGAAGCTAAAAAGAGGGTAGTGGAGGTGAATGCAGATGATGGATTTGATGATTCCTCTGAGGAGGAATGGATCTGTGATGGTGAGGTCTGTTATAGGACAGGTTCCAAGTAA
- the LOC122060018 gene encoding laccase-17-like, whose product MGISCLPLSFCMGAFILALISVLLQPEHVVAINGGITRHYKFDIQMKNVTRLCRTKSIVTVNGKYPGPKIIAREGDRVVVKVVNHVPNNITIHWHGIRQLRSGWADGPAYITQCPIQTGQSYVYNFNIIGQRGTLFWHAHVNWIRATVHGPIIILPKQGVPYPFPKPHKEVPIIFGEWWNSDPEAVLRQAQQSGGGPNISDSYTINGLPGPLYNCSGQDTFRLKVKPGKTYLLRLINAALNDELFFSIANHTMTIVEADAVYVKPFRTNTLLITPGQTTNVLLKAKPHFPKATYLMEARPYFTGQGTFDNTTTASILEYKHPLNSSMSTTNIKNLPLIRPSLPSINDTSLAVNFSSRLRSLANAKFPAQVPQTVDKHFFFTVGLGSSPCPKNQTCQGPNGTKFAASVNNISFALPSTALLQAHYFGQSKGVYTTDFPTSPIFPFNYTGTPPNNTKVTNGTKVVVLPFNTSVELVMQDTSILGAESHPLHLHGYNFFIVGQGIGNFDSNKDPSNFNLVDPVERNTVAIPSGGWVAIRFLANNPGVWFMHCHVEIHIVWGLKMAWVVLDGQLPNQKLSPPPADLPKC is encoded by the exons atgggtatTTCTTGTCTGCCATTATCATTTTGCATGGGAGCCTTCATCTTGGCACTCATTTCTGTTTTACTCCAGCCTGAGCATGTAGTTGCCATTAATGGTGGCATTACCAGACACTACAAGTTTGAT ATCCAAATGAAGAATGTGACAAGATTATGCCGTACCAAGAGCATTGTGACCGTGAATGGGAAGTACCCAGGGCCTAAAATCATTGCAAGGGAAGGGGATAGAGTGGTAGTTAAGGTGGTTAACCATGTTCCAAACAATATTACCATCCATTG GCATGGAATCCGGCAACTAAGGAGCGGATGGGCTGATGGTCCGGCATACATAACCCAGTGCCCCATACAAACTGGGCAGAGCTATGTGTACAACTTCAACATTATTGGCCAAAGAGGGACCCTTTTCTGGCATGCCCACGTCAATTGGATTAGAGCCACTGTTCATGGGCCCATTATCATCCTCCCTAAGCAAGGGGTACCTTACCCATTTCCTAAGCCCCACAAGGAAGTCCCCATCATCTTTG GAGAGTGGTGGAACTCAGATCCTGAGGCTGTCCTCAGGCAAGCTCAGCAGAGTGGAGGAGGCCCCAATATCTCTGATTCCTACACCATTAATGGACTTCCTGGACCCTTATATAACTGCTCTGGCCAAG ATACATTCAGGCTGAAGGTGAAGCCTGGGAAGACATACCTCCTAAGATTAATCAATGCTGCACTCAATGATGAACTTTTCTTCAGTATCGCGAATCACACAATGACCATCGTCGAGGCTGACGCCGTCTACGTGAAGCCTTTCCGCACAAACACTCTCCTTATCACTCCTGGACAAACTACTAATGTCCTTCTAAAGGCTAAACCTCACTTCCCCAAAGCCACCTATTTAATGGAAGCTAGGCCATACTTCACAGGCCAAGGCACATTTGACAACACCACCACAGCCAGCATCCTTGAATATAAGCATCCATTGAACTCATCCATGTCCACTACTAATATCAAGAACCTCCCACTCATTAGGCCATCCCTTCCTTCCATCAATGACACTTCCCTTGCTGTCAACTTTAGCAGTAGACTCCGTAGCTTGGCCAATGCTAAATTTCCAGCCCAAGTTCCCCAAACAGTTGATAAGCATTTCTTCTTCACTGTGGGCCTGGGTTCAAGCCCATGTCCAAAGAACCAAACCTGCCAAGGGCCAAATGGCACAAAATTTGCAGCTTCAGTGAACAACATCTCTTTCGCACTCCCAAGTACAGCACTCCTTCAAGCCCATTACTTTGGGCAGTCAAAGGGGGTATACACCACAGACTTCCCAACCTCTCCTATATTTCCCTTCAACTATACAGGCACTCCTCCTAATAACACCAAAGTTACTAATGGCACCAAGGTGGTAGTATTGCCCTTCAATACCAGTGTAGAGCTTGTGATGCAGGACACTAGCATCCTTGGTGCTGAGAGTCACCCTCTCCACCTCCATGGATACAATTTTTTCATTGTTGGACAAGGCATTGGTAACTTTGATTCAAACAAAGACCCTTCCAATTTCAATCTTGTTGACCCCGTCGAGAGGAACACGGTCGCCATACCTTCCGGCGGTTGGGTCGCCATTCGCTTCCTTGCAAATAACCCAG GGGTATGGTTCATGCACTGCCATGTGGAAATCCACATCGTATGGGGATTGAAAATGGCATGGGTTGTGTTGGATGGGCAGCTCCCTAATCAGAAACTATCTCCTCCGCCAGCTGATCTTCCAAAGTGTTGA
- the LOC122059331 gene encoding V-type proton ATPase subunit e1-like, giving the protein MGFLITSLIFIVAGVVGALLARICFNRGTSGNLFHLTLVITTTVCCWMMWAIVYLAQMNPLIVPILSEG; this is encoded by the exons ATGGGCTTCTTGATAACCTCCCTGATTTTCATTGTGGCGGGTGTCGTAGGGGCTCTCTTGGCCAGAATCTGCTTCAACAGAGGAACTTCTGGAAACCT GTTTCACTTAACATTAGTTATTACAACAACAGTTTGTTGTTGGATGAT GTGGGCAATTGTATATCTTGCACAGATGAATCCACTTATTGTTCCAATTCTGAGTGAAG gctaG
- the LOC122059334 gene encoding TPD1 protein homolog 1-like encodes MAETIKLFRSLLLLFFIFGQGYGQQCSKRDLSIKLNATGKSIGGKPEFILTISNNCVCPQSNVLIRCFGLSTVEPVDPAICKPVDNNNCLINNGTAIVKGHPISFKYAWLIPTDFSVVNSTVVCS; translated from the exons ATGGCAGAAACCATAAAGCTCTTccgttctcttcttctccttttcttcatttttgggCAAG GTTATGGACAGCAATGTAGCAAAAGGGATCTTTCGATCAAACTCAATGCTACTGGAAAGTCTATAGGAGGGAAACCTGAGTTCATTCTCACTATTAGTAACAACTGTGTTTGCCCTCAATCCAACGTTTTGATTCGGTGTTTTGGTCTAAGCACTGTTGAACCGGTTGACCCAGCAATCTGTAAACCGGTTGACAATAACAACTGCTTGATCAACAATGGTACAGCTATTGTGAAAGGACATCCAATCAGCTTCAAGTATGCGTGGTTAATACCTACTGATTTCTCTGTAGTGAATTCTACTGTTGTTTGCTCTTGA